From Scylla paramamosain isolate STU-SP2022 chromosome 18, ASM3559412v1, whole genome shotgun sequence, one genomic window encodes:
- the LOC135109271 gene encoding TATA-box-binding protein-like, whose translation MGGQNTGHCGSMVGLQNHHPQQQQQQQQQPQQQQQMVAGNIGPDHQQQQQQQQQQPLMMGGAMQGNMTMVPVGAKMDGTSMGHVNMMGIPGGTVGVANPMCGNMPVGAPAVPAAADNKNFIPLVVPFGWRRVVNGGQVVYIR comes from the coding sequence ATGGGGGGGCAGAACACTGGTCACTGTGGCAGTATGGTGGGGCTGCAGAACCATCAtccgcaacaacaacagcaacaacagcagcagccgcagcagcagcagcaaatgGTGGCTGGCAACATAGGTCCagatcaccagcagcagcagcagcagcagcagcagcagcccctcATGATGGGGGGTGCCATGCAGGGCAACATGACCATGGTTCCTGTGGGAGCCAAGATGGATGGCACCAGCATGGGTCATGTCAACATGATGGGCATCCCAGGGGGCACTGTGGGTGTAGCCAACCCCATGTGTGGTAACATGCCTGTGGGAGCCCCGGCGGTGCCCGCGGCTGCAGACAACAAAAACTTCATCCCTCTGGTTGTACCATTTGGCTGGAGAAGAGTCGTCAATGGCGGACAAGTCGTCTATATCAG
- the LOC135109272 gene encoding 6-pyruvoyl tetrahydrobiopterin synthase-like, with translation MSPANGKRPIVDVTRSESISASHRLHSKLLGDEENSRIFGKCNNPNGHGHNYKVDVTVRGPVDEVTGMVINVADLKVIIQKVVMNVFDHKNVDLDVPVFRDTNLVSTAENIAVVIYDDIQELLPEGVKLYRVRLHETGKNVVDYYGIRE, from the exons ATGTCGCCCGCAAATGGAAAGAGACCTATTGTAGATGTGACCCGCTCTGAAAGCATCAGCGCCAGCCACAGGTTACACAG CAAACTACTTGGAGATGAGGAGAATAGCAGAATCTTTGGAAAGTGCAATAATCCCAACGGCCATGGTCACAATTACAAAG TGGATGTGACTGTGCGAGGTCCAGTGGATGAGGTGACAGGGATGGTGATCAACGTGGCAGACCTCAAGGTGATCATCCAGAAGGTGGTCATGAATGTATTCGACCACAAGAACGTTGATCTGGATGTGCCAGTCTTCAG AGACACAAATCTGGTGAGCACAGCAGAAAACATTGCAGTGGTTATTTATGATGACATCCAGGAACTTCTTCCAGAGGGAGTTAAGCTTTACAGGGTCAGGCTCCATGAGACTGGCAAAAATGTGGTGGATTACTATGGCATCCGGGAGTGA